Proteins encoded within one genomic window of Desulfatiglans sp.:
- the hemL gene encoding glutamate-1-semialdehyde 2,1-aminomutase: MDERSKILFEQAKRYIPGGVNSPVRAGKSVGMEPLFINRAEGCYLWDEDGHKYIDYVCSWGPMILGHAYPEVLKAISEKLAMGTSFGAPTAIEVEMAEAIIEMVPSIEMVRMVNSGTEAAMSAVRLARGYTGRKIIIKFEGCYHGHADSLLVEAGSGVATLGIPGSPGIPSEIAGLTISLPYNNLDNVKDAFKRYGDDIAAIIVEPVAANMGVILPEPGFLAGLRKITVENGALLIFDEVITGFRLGPGGAQGYYNIMPDITCLGKIIGGGLPVGAYGGRRAIMQNIAPEGDIYQAGTLSGNPIAMAAGIATLKLLKDLGLYKGLETGGNRLFTGLKDAALKAGIDIVINHTGSLGSLFFTKELVTDFQSAKKSDTALFRAFYRHMREKGIYLAPSAFEAMFLSIAHENDVIDRTIDAAYHCFSVIQK, encoded by the coding sequence GGGCTGAGGGGTGCTATCTGTGGGACGAAGACGGCCATAAATACATAGATTATGTCTGTTCATGGGGTCCCATGATTCTTGGTCATGCGTACCCTGAAGTCTTAAAGGCCATTTCTGAAAAACTGGCAATGGGCACAAGCTTCGGGGCCCCGACCGCCATAGAGGTGGAGATGGCTGAGGCAATCATTGAAATGGTCCCCTCCATTGAGATGGTGAGGATGGTAAATTCCGGCACAGAGGCGGCAATGAGCGCTGTCCGCCTTGCCAGGGGGTATACAGGCAGAAAGATCATAATCAAATTTGAAGGCTGCTATCACGGCCATGCTGACAGCCTGCTTGTTGAGGCAGGGAGCGGTGTTGCAACATTAGGGATACCGGGGAGCCCCGGCATACCTTCAGAGATTGCAGGGCTCACCATCTCCCTTCCATATAATAACCTTGATAATGTAAAAGATGCATTTAAAAGGTATGGGGATGATATAGCCGCTATTATTGTTGAACCTGTTGCAGCAAACATGGGTGTAATACTTCCAGAGCCAGGGTTTCTAGCCGGGCTCAGAAAGATCACAGTGGAAAATGGGGCACTGCTTATATTTGATGAGGTGATAACAGGGTTCAGGCTTGGCCCGGGCGGGGCACAGGGGTATTACAATATCATGCCTGACATCACATGCCTGGGAAAGATCATTGGCGGCGGGCTCCCTGTCGGGGCCTATGGAGGCAGGAGGGCAATCATGCAGAATATTGCCCCTGAAGGGGATATATATCAGGCCGGTACGCTTTCAGGAAACCCGATTGCAATGGCAGCAGGTATTGCCACCCTGAAACTGCTTAAGGATTTAGGCCTATACAAGGGGCTTGAGACAGGTGGTAACAGGCTCTTCACAGGATTAAAGGATGCCGCCCTTAAGGCAGGTATTGATATTGTCATAAATCATACAGGCTCATTAGGCTCCCTCTTTTTTACAAAGGAGCTGGTAACTGATTTCCAATCCGCAAAAAAGAGTGATACTGCCCTGTTCAGGGCCTTTTACAGGCATATGCGTGAAAAAGGTATTTATCTGGCCCCAAGCGCATTTGAGGCGATGTTTTTATCCATTGCCCATGAGAATGATGTAATAGACAGGACAATTGATGCGGCATATCACTGTTTCAGTGTAATACAAAAATAA
- a CDS encoding AtpZ/AtpI family protein — translation MDNETKKMFRALGVLSTAGLTMALSIGIGAVVGHYIDKRYDTEPWFFLIFLFFGIVAAFRNLYLMYKKAKDLGGE, via the coding sequence ATGGATAATGAAACAAAAAAGATGTTCCGTGCCCTAGGGGTGCTGAGTACAGCTGGATTAACAATGGCCCTCTCTATAGGTATCGGGGCCGTGGTCGGGCATTATATTGATAAAAGGTATGACACTGAGCCCTGGTTTTTTTTGATTTTTCTGTTTTTCGGGATTGTCGCAGCCTTTAGAAACCTCTATCTGATGTACAAAAAGGCAAAGGATTTGGGCGGCGAATAA